The following proteins are co-located in the Styela clava chromosome 15, kaStyClav1.hap1.2, whole genome shotgun sequence genome:
- the LOC144411884 gene encoding uncharacterized protein LOC144411884 has protein sequence MVLILASSIKVECEKHQSKAPKTLRFLDLLACYFKEELSSIYQIFDEDVTDERICEVVQPTPTVIIRGTSLINARKLHVILEKSLYIECADFFDAVTCAFGSYYVFNMQNPKEAKKTYEFVQRYFAGIGDNAPPLKKED, from the exons ATGGTGTTGATCTTGGCTTCATCCATAAAGGTCGAGTGTGAGAAGCATCAGTCTAAAGCTCCAAAAACTTTGAGATTTCTGGATCTCTTGGCATGTTATTTCAAAGAGGAATTATCATCCATTTACCAGATATTTGAT GAAGATGTAACAGACGAGAGAATATGTGAGGTTGTGCAGCCAACACCAACAGTTATCATTCGTG gcACCTCTCTTATCAATGCTAGAAAGCTACATGTAATATTGGAAAAGTCTTTATATATTGAATGTGCAGATTTCTTCGATGCAGTGACATGCGCCTTTGGATCTTATTACGTTTTCAATATGCAAAACCCGAAGGAGGCAAAGAAAACGTACGAGTTTGTACAACG ATACTTCGCAGGAATTGGTGACAATGCCCCCCCGCTCAAAAAAGAAGACTGA